In Mycobacterium gallinarum, a single window of DNA contains:
- a CDS encoding helix-turn-helix transcriptional regulator: MLVGRVSEQQRIGQLLAAARLGQSGVLVLRGEAGIGKTALLEDAVASTGDMAVMRTSGSEAEAALGFSGLHQLLRPALHLIDRLPAPQAEALAVALMLRDGPAPARFAVGAATLSLISRYAEEGPLLVLVDDAHLIDAPSAEALTFVARRLLADAVAMLICTRPEPGAVLAESDLPVVDLGGLDLSAASALIETTSATPAPADLVAKLHHLTLGSPLAIVELARDIERVRSLPPELPVPVPQTVVEAFGQRITALPDASRLALLVAVVADGDLALISRAVRTVGTTIDQLGGAEAIGVLQIVGGRAKFRHPLVRSAVYATADGNARRAVHRAVADALPAASHDRRAWHLSQATIGPDDAVASDLTAVAERARAQGAYGAATLASERSAELTDDHSLRATRLIAAGDSAWLAGRPDRARELLDAAALTATPSAQAEIDALRGNIALRTGSLRDAYQLLTTAAERTTTSNPETTLALLADAVTATFYLCDTAAGSATADRMEALLGVCPTASTRVRAMFAIGVARVLAGDDGVRWLRRGVDALRDEPRAVDDPHRPDWAIIGTLFLRECAAGRDTIRRLEDERRAQTAIGSLPNLLFHTARDAATTDRWQAAATQYDESVTLARETGQSTDLAASLSGLAWLQARMGHTDECRANAGEALELAHRHQIVFAGLWARFALGDLALAEADPESAVAHFVDLEKILSDISFQDVDLAPGPELTEAQVRQGQIVAARATARDYLQRALEKDQPWALARAYRATALVANDAGERCAQFEKALQLHELNPDRYEVARTRLAFGSALRRDKARTAARPHLRSALEEFDRLGARPWAEFASGELDATGERLRRNGEGRLDVLTSQELRIAGMLGGGATTKEAAAALFLSPKTVEYHLRHIYQKLDIRSRDELRSVMAEEGQAADTLNSH; the protein is encoded by the coding sequence ATGCTCGTAGGCCGGGTGTCAGAGCAGCAGCGCATCGGGCAGCTGCTCGCCGCGGCGCGACTTGGTCAAAGCGGTGTGCTTGTTCTGCGGGGCGAAGCCGGGATCGGTAAAACCGCGCTCCTGGAGGACGCCGTGGCGAGCACCGGCGATATGGCGGTGATGCGGACGTCCGGCAGCGAGGCGGAGGCGGCGCTCGGCTTTTCGGGCCTGCATCAACTGCTGCGTCCGGCACTTCATCTGATCGATCGGCTCCCCGCCCCGCAGGCCGAGGCCTTGGCGGTGGCGTTGATGCTGCGCGACGGCCCGGCTCCCGCGCGGTTCGCGGTCGGCGCGGCCACGTTGAGTCTGATCAGCCGCTACGCCGAAGAGGGTCCGCTTCTCGTGCTAGTCGACGATGCGCACCTGATCGACGCGCCGAGCGCTGAGGCGCTGACATTCGTGGCCCGCCGCCTCCTCGCGGACGCGGTGGCGATGCTGATCTGCACGCGGCCTGAACCCGGTGCGGTACTCGCCGAAAGCGACCTTCCCGTGGTCGATCTCGGCGGGCTGGACCTGTCGGCCGCCTCGGCGTTGATCGAGACGACCAGCGCTACACCGGCTCCGGCCGATCTCGTCGCGAAGCTGCATCATCTCACGCTGGGTAGTCCGCTCGCCATTGTCGAGCTGGCCCGCGACATCGAACGCGTACGCAGCCTTCCGCCCGAGCTCCCGGTGCCCGTACCGCAGACGGTCGTCGAAGCGTTCGGCCAACGAATCACGGCACTGCCCGACGCGTCGCGTCTCGCGCTGCTCGTCGCCGTTGTCGCCGACGGCGATCTGGCGCTGATATCGCGGGCGGTCAGGACGGTGGGCACCACGATCGACCAACTCGGCGGTGCAGAGGCGATCGGTGTGCTCCAAATCGTCGGAGGTCGTGCGAAATTCCGCCATCCGCTGGTCCGATCGGCGGTGTATGCCACCGCCGACGGGAACGCGCGACGCGCGGTTCACCGAGCCGTCGCTGATGCTCTGCCCGCTGCATCGCACGACCGACGGGCGTGGCATCTCAGCCAGGCAACAATCGGCCCCGACGATGCGGTCGCTTCAGATCTGACGGCGGTCGCCGAACGTGCGCGTGCGCAGGGCGCTTACGGTGCCGCGACGCTGGCATCGGAGCGCAGCGCAGAGCTGACCGACGACCACTCATTGCGTGCTACCCGGCTGATCGCCGCGGGCGACTCGGCTTGGTTGGCCGGCCGGCCCGACCGCGCCCGCGAATTACTCGACGCGGCCGCACTCACGGCGACTCCGTCCGCACAGGCCGAAATCGATGCGCTGCGTGGAAATATCGCGCTACGAACCGGATCGCTGCGCGACGCGTACCAACTCCTGACCACGGCGGCGGAACGCACGACAACGTCCAATCCGGAAACGACGCTTGCGCTGCTCGCCGACGCCGTGACGGCGACCTTCTACCTTTGCGACACGGCGGCCGGGTCGGCCACGGCCGACCGGATGGAGGCACTCCTCGGCGTGTGCCCGACGGCGTCGACTCGAGTTCGCGCGATGTTCGCCATCGGCGTGGCTCGGGTGTTGGCAGGCGACGACGGCGTGCGGTGGCTGCGGAGGGGTGTCGATGCGTTGCGCGACGAGCCACGGGCGGTGGATGATCCGCACCGGCCGGACTGGGCGATCATCGGGACGCTGTTCTTACGCGAGTGCGCGGCCGGCCGGGACACCATTCGTCGTCTCGAGGATGAAAGACGCGCGCAGACAGCGATCGGCTCGCTGCCCAATCTCCTGTTCCACACCGCGCGTGACGCCGCCACCACCGACCGTTGGCAGGCGGCCGCGACGCAGTATGACGAAAGTGTCACCCTGGCGAGGGAAACGGGGCAAAGCACCGATCTCGCCGCGTCGCTGTCTGGCCTGGCGTGGCTGCAGGCTCGCATGGGCCATACCGACGAGTGCCGCGCCAATGCCGGCGAGGCGCTGGAGTTGGCGCACCGCCACCAGATCGTGTTCGCCGGCCTGTGGGCGAGATTCGCATTGGGCGACCTGGCATTGGCCGAAGCGGACCCCGAGTCGGCCGTTGCACACTTCGTGGATTTGGAAAAGATATTGTCCGACATCAGTTTCCAGGATGTCGACTTAGCGCCGGGACCCGAGCTCACCGAGGCGCAGGTACGGCAGGGGCAGATCGTGGCCGCACGGGCTACCGCGCGCGACTACCTGCAACGCGCGCTCGAGAAGGATCAACCATGGGCGCTGGCACGAGCGTACCGCGCGACCGCGCTGGTCGCGAATGACGCCGGCGAGCGGTGTGCGCAGTTCGAAAAGGCACTCCAACTACACGAACTCAACCCGGACAGATACGAGGTCGCGCGAACGCGGTTGGCGTTCGGCTCCGCGTTGCGCCGTGACAAAGCTCGGACGGCGGCGCGGCCGCACCTTCGCTCAGCGCTAGAGGAATTCGACCGACTCGGCGCCCGCCCCTGGGCGGAGTTCGCGTCCGGTGAGCTCGACGCGACCGGCGAACGGCTGCGGCGCAACGGGGAAGGCCGTCTCGATGTACTGACGTCGCAGGAACTTCGCATCGCGGGAATGCTCGGTGGCGGTGCCACCACGAAAGAAGCAGCGGCGGCGTTGTTTCTGAGCCCGAAGACCGTGGAATACCACCTGCGCCACATCTATCAGAAGCTTGATATCCGTAGCCGTGACGAGCTGCGGTCGGTCATGGCCGAGGAGGGCCAAGCCGCCGACACTTTAAATTCGCACTGA
- a CDS encoding ABC transporter permease has product MSVFEDIAPDGQQVGSLASAPPAGKWRGRLTRAALPLLSLFVFFVVWQFAAASGIWNQTFVPYPSTVWQAFVDVSTTHDGVRGYAGYLLWEHLYMTLRRVLAGVVIGVALGVLLGLIMGSIGWVRSVLEPWLTFLRALPPLAYFFLLVIWLGIDEAPKITLLALAALPPAAVATTAAVVAAPVGLQEAARALGASRTEVIRDVVVPSALPETFTGIRLAVGMAYSSVVAAELFNGIPGVGGLVKDASNYNNTPVVLVGIFAIGISGLVIDGLLRAIERRAVPWRGKI; this is encoded by the coding sequence GTGTCGGTGTTTGAAGATATCGCGCCCGACGGGCAGCAGGTCGGCTCGCTGGCTTCCGCGCCGCCCGCAGGAAAGTGGCGCGGCAGGCTCACTCGCGCGGCGCTCCCCCTGCTGTCGTTGTTCGTCTTCTTCGTCGTGTGGCAGTTCGCGGCGGCCAGTGGCATCTGGAACCAGACGTTTGTGCCCTACCCCAGCACGGTGTGGCAGGCCTTCGTCGACGTGTCGACCACCCACGACGGAGTCCGTGGATACGCCGGCTACCTGCTGTGGGAACACCTCTACATGACGTTGCGCCGGGTGCTCGCCGGTGTCGTCATCGGTGTAGCGCTCGGAGTGCTGCTCGGCCTGATCATGGGCTCGATCGGTTGGGTACGCAGTGTGCTCGAACCCTGGCTGACGTTCCTGCGCGCACTGCCCCCGCTGGCCTACTTCTTCCTTCTCGTCATCTGGCTCGGCATCGACGAGGCACCCAAGATCACGCTACTGGCGCTGGCCGCGCTGCCGCCCGCGGCGGTGGCGACCACCGCAGCCGTCGTCGCGGCACCGGTGGGTCTGCAGGAAGCCGCTCGCGCACTTGGCGCTTCGCGCACCGAGGTCATCCGTGACGTCGTCGTCCCCTCGGCGCTGCCCGAGACGTTCACCGGCATCCGCCTGGCGGTCGGCATGGCCTACTCGTCCGTGGTGGCCGCCGAACTGTTCAACGGCATCCCCGGTGTCGGCGGATTGGTAAAGGACGCAAGCAATTACAACAACACTCCGGTCGTGCTCGTCGGCATCTTCGCCATCGGCATCTCCGGACTTGTCATCGACGGTCTGCTCCGTGCCATCGAACGGCGCGCTGTCCCCTGGAGAGGAAAGATATGA